A section of the Trichocoleus sp. genome encodes:
- a CDS encoding ATP-binding protein, which produces MGEIMYSSNALTLNQPLSRSRFDRLHQLLQQTAQQVDGILLTEAVLPSRSRTGRAVDRVVLVVSPTFRVLLQGRLAPDDAATSEAVYHIDLTFDALTIDQWLDQFLPALPSELLQSVAQIRLHAQPDNDAHVQSQFTLGLIAALCSDTSDTTEQAANSPAQKVAPSIAYRAVQFPKQEALHQQIEQERLLNQVTAQIRQSLDLPVILQTAVEQVRNFLQVDRLVIYYMNPEATSTATEITSDIYTECLFNNLPDSTVGGHDPRGSVVFESRASSHIPSVLYFSDVHCFLQNLRQHDRQTWQFPLVVEDVEAQYAHSLPCLLEFLRQAQVRAKLIAPIWLDDRLWGLLIAHDCSRPRQWQANEQRFLQQIAEHLAIAVQQAHLYQQLQQQKQTLEQRVIERTQALEDTMLAAQAADRAKNEFLATVSHELRTPLACIIGMSTTLQRWSGHLLDDRQRHFLQIIHDSGEQLLNLINDILDLSQVEAGKGVLNLCEFSLSHLAQQTLKTFETQARLHQIELEPDLHIAPERDRFIADPRRVRQVLYNLLANAVKFTAQQGRVTLQVFAEADQVIFRVKDTGIGIPAEQIPLLFKKFQQLDAGYHRQYSGTGLGLALTKQLVELQGGWIEVDSTVGMGSVFTVRLPVQQPSVAVTNRDRSTLISQQPQGRIVLIEHVEETAHLICDLLTTAGYQVVWMLESSRAISQIEVLRPLVVIVEMALPDIDGQTLIQSLRCNPATKPVKVIALSSEAVVLEDWQTIGADALLHNPIHPEELLQKVIALAATPYSLPT; this is translated from the coding sequence ATGGGCGAGATTATGTACAGTTCCAATGCCTTGACGCTCAACCAGCCTTTATCGCGCTCCAGGTTCGATCGCCTTCACCAACTGCTTCAGCAAACCGCTCAACAGGTCGATGGCATTCTCTTAACGGAGGCAGTTTTGCCCTCTCGTTCTAGAACAGGGCGAGCAGTCGATAGAGTTGTTCTGGTTGTTTCTCCAACGTTTCGTGTCCTGCTTCAGGGAAGGCTTGCTCCTGACGATGCTGCAACCTCGGAAGCTGTTTATCACATTGATTTAACTTTTGATGCCCTAACGATCGACCAGTGGCTTGATCAGTTTCTACCTGCTCTACCCAGTGAGCTATTGCAATCTGTAGCCCAAATCCGGCTGCACGCTCAACCTGACAATGATGCTCATGTACAGAGCCAATTTACCCTTGGTCTCATTGCTGCTCTATGCTCAGATACATCGGATACAACAGAGCAAGCGGCGAACAGTCCAGCTCAAAAGGTGGCTCCCAGTATTGCTTATCGTGCAGTACAGTTCCCGAAACAGGAAGCGCTGCATCAGCAAATCGAGCAAGAGCGCCTCTTAAACCAGGTTACGGCTCAAATCCGTCAAAGTCTGGACTTGCCCGTAATTCTGCAAACGGCAGTGGAACAAGTCAGAAATTTTTTGCAGGTCGATCGCCTCGTCATCTACTACATGAATCCAGAGGCAACTTCTACCGCCACAGAAATTACCAGTGATATCTACACTGAATGCTTGTTCAACAACCTGCCAGACAGTACAGTCGGTGGACATGACCCCAGAGGCAGCGTTGTTTTTGAGTCGAGAGCATCCAGCCACATTCCTTCTGTCCTCTACTTTTCTGATGTTCATTGCTTCCTGCAAAACCTGCGACAGCACGATCGTCAAACTTGGCAGTTTCCCCTGGTTGTTGAAGATGTAGAAGCACAGTACGCTCACTCTCTGCCCTGTTTATTAGAGTTTCTGCGGCAGGCACAAGTTCGAGCCAAATTAATTGCGCCGATCTGGCTTGACGATCGATTGTGGGGTTTGCTGATTGCTCACGACTGCTCTCGTCCCCGACAGTGGCAAGCAAACGAACAGCGATTTCTCCAGCAGATTGCAGAGCATTTAGCAATTGCAGTCCAGCAAGCTCATCTCTACCAGCAGCTTCAGCAGCAGAAGCAAACGCTAGAGCAGCGGGTGATCGAGCGGACTCAAGCTCTTGAGGATACGATGCTGGCAGCACAGGCAGCCGATCGCGCCAAGAATGAATTTCTGGCAACGGTGAGCCATGAGCTCCGAACCCCGCTCGCCTGTATCATTGGTATGTCCACGACGCTACAGCGCTGGTCTGGGCATCTCCTCGACGATCGGCAGCGTCATTTCCTACAGATTATTCATGACAGCGGTGAACAGCTGTTAAATCTGATTAACGATATTCTCGATTTGTCTCAGGTCGAGGCAGGTAAAGGAGTGCTTAACCTATGCGAATTCTCGCTCTCTCACCTGGCGCAACAGACCCTCAAAACTTTTGAAACGCAAGCAAGGCTCCACCAGATCGAACTTGAACCGGATCTGCACATCGCACCTGAACGCGATCGGTTCATCGCTGATCCTCGTCGAGTTCGCCAAGTTTTATACAATCTGCTTGCCAATGCGGTTAAATTTACGGCTCAGCAGGGTCGAGTGACACTACAAGTGTTTGCTGAGGCAGACCAGGTCATTTTCAGGGTTAAAGATACAGGAATTGGCATCCCAGCCGAACAGATTCCCTTACTCTTTAAAAAGTTTCAGCAGCTTGATGCGGGCTACCATCGGCAATATTCGGGAACGGGTCTCGGATTAGCACTGACGAAGCAACTGGTTGAATTACAAGGCGGTTGGATTGAGGTTGACTCTACCGTTGGCATGGGTTCTGTATTCACCGTTCGACTGCCAGTACAGCAGCCATCCGTTGCTGTGACCAACCGAGACAGAAGTACGCTCATTTCTCAGCAGCCTCAAGGACGAATTGTTTTAATTGAGCATGTTGAAGAAACCGCTCACTTAATCTGCGACCTGCTCACAACTGCTGGATATCAGGTCGTTTGGATGCTAGAAAGTTCAAGGGCAATCAGCCAAATTGAGGTGCTGCGTCCCCTAGTGGTGATTGTTGAGATGGCTCTCCCTGATATTGATGGGCAGACTCTCATTCAGTCGCTTCGCTGCAATCCAGCAACAAAACCTGTGAAAGTCATTGCGCTCTCTTCAGAAGCTGTTGTGCTAGAAGATTGGCAAACGATCGGCGCTGATGCGTTGTTGCACAACCCGATTCATCCAGAAGAGTTGCTGCAAAAAGTAATTGCCTTAGCAGCTACACCCTACTCTCTCCCTACCTGA
- a CDS encoding RNA-binding protein → MSIRLYVGNLPKDLERQELEAVFAEFDDSVSTKVITDRKTGKCRGFGFVTVKNDEQADQLIEKFNGFMLKDSEIKIEKALPRSKGKSEEGVEQPTSAPSAAPGNRRNKGGNNNNNKTRKTTTSTDPDSVQPDPRWAQDLEKLKQLLAAQAANP, encoded by the coding sequence ATGTCAATTCGCCTATATGTGGGCAATTTGCCCAAAGATTTGGAGCGTCAAGAGTTGGAAGCGGTATTCGCTGAGTTTGATGATTCTGTCTCTACAAAGGTGATTACCGATCGCAAGACAGGAAAATGCCGGGGGTTCGGCTTTGTCACTGTCAAAAATGACGAACAGGCAGATCAGCTGATCGAAAAATTCAACGGTTTCATGCTGAAGGACAGCGAAATCAAAATCGAGAAGGCACTGCCACGCTCGAAGGGCAAGTCTGAAGAGGGTGTTGAGCAGCCTACCAGTGCACCAAGTGCAGCACCAGGGAATCGCCGGAATAAAGGCGGCAATAACAACAACAACAAGACACGGAAGACGACAACCTCAACTGACCCTGACTCAGTTCAGCCTGATCCTCGTTGGGCACAAGACTTGGAAAAGCTGAAGCAGCTATTGGCAGCTCAAGCGGCAAATCCTTAG
- the smpB gene encoding SsrA-binding protein SmpB: MSDSSDGFKIVSDNREARYQYEILETYETGIELLGTEVKSIRQGKVNLRDGYALVRNSEVWLHNVHISPHETTNQVYNHDPRRTRKLLLHAQEIRKLIGSVEQKGLTLVPLKMYMKRGWVKLSLGLVRGKKLHDKREDLKRKQEKREIQRAMKNFN, translated from the coding sequence ATGAGTGATAGCAGTGACGGTTTTAAGATTGTGTCGGATAACCGAGAAGCTCGGTATCAGTATGAAATTCTAGAAACTTACGAAACAGGGATTGAATTACTGGGAACAGAGGTAAAGTCGATCCGCCAAGGAAAAGTTAACCTGCGGGACGGGTATGCCCTGGTTCGCAACAGTGAGGTTTGGCTTCACAATGTCCATATTTCTCCTCACGAAACGACCAATCAGGTTTATAACCATGATCCACGCCGTACCCGGAAGCTACTGCTTCATGCTCAAGAAATCCGCAAGTTGATTGGGTCTGTTGAACAGAAGGGCTTGACACTCGTTCCTTTGAAGATGTATATGAAGCGGGGCTGGGTGAAACTAAGCCTGGGCCTGGTTCGCGGTAAAAAGCTCCATGACAAACGAGAAGATTTAAAGCGAAAGCAAGAAAAACGCGAGATCCAACGGGCAATGAAAAACTTCAACTAG
- a CDS encoding YciI family protein produces the protein MPWFVKIERGIVDKSTFDQFVPAHKEYVQSLILQGYQAKTGYWGERGGGMMLFQATTLEEAKTIVAQDPLIQNGCVDYQLHEWRIVVE, from the coding sequence ATGCCTTGGTTTGTCAAAATTGAGAGAGGGATTGTTGACAAGTCTACCTTTGACCAGTTTGTTCCGGCGCATAAGGAATACGTTCAAAGCCTGATTCTTCAAGGTTATCAGGCAAAAACGGGATACTGGGGTGAACGAGGCGGCGGCATGATGCTCTTTCAAGCAACGACCTTAGAAGAAGCCAAGACCATTGTTGCTCAAGACCCACTCATTCAAAATGGCTGTGTGGACTATCAGCTTCATGAGTGGCGAATTGTGGTGGAGTAA
- a CDS encoding NAD(P)/FAD-dependent oxidoreductase, with protein sequence MPAAEAEAWLQAKVDRRQFLGGMALTGAIGVVPELGQAGIRGHQSKSKGFGNDSKVLIVGAGIAGLTAAYRLQQAGVPVDIIEANSRVGGRLVSLSRLPAYSGLVELGGEFIDSRHTTVRSLAAELGLEMADLRAADVGLEPEILYFQGQKVRHEQVAEAFIPLAQKIAMDLQQLGSRDITYENASPHAIQLDQLSLADYLAAADVSPLIEQLVRVAYITEFGRDAESQSCLNMLFLIGAEVGQWSTYGLSDERWHVIGGNDQIPKRLAGCLNSAIETETVLESIRMTPGGRYQVSLRQNATAQERIYDRVLLTVPFSVLRQINLAIEMPPLQRSAIEHLGYGTGTKLTFPLKERIWRTRYGSTISIYTDRAFQNTWESARYSPGTGGWVTDLRGGQAGLALGSGSTEKQAEGLLQDLDAIFPGIHQVERGSAVRAVWAREPYALGTYSCYLPGQWTKFRGVEGNRVGNLWFAGEHCSLSSQGFMNGACETAEAAARSILQDLGVRV encoded by the coding sequence ATGCCCGCCGCGGAAGCCGAGGCATGGCTACAGGCAAAGGTCGATCGCAGACAGTTTTTAGGCGGAATGGCATTAACCGGAGCGATCGGCGTTGTGCCTGAGTTGGGTCAGGCGGGAATTCGGGGTCATCAGAGCAAGAGTAAGGGGTTCGGTAACGATTCCAAAGTACTGATTGTGGGAGCAGGGATTGCCGGATTAACAGCAGCCTATCGGTTGCAGCAGGCAGGTGTCCCTGTAGATATCATCGAGGCAAATTCTCGTGTTGGTGGACGGCTGGTGAGTTTGTCTCGGTTGCCTGCCTATTCTGGGCTTGTGGAGTTGGGCGGTGAGTTTATTGATTCTCGCCATACTACTGTTCGATCGCTGGCAGCTGAACTGGGTTTAGAGATGGCAGACCTCCGAGCTGCGGATGTCGGCTTAGAACCAGAAATTCTTTACTTTCAGGGGCAGAAGGTTCGTCATGAGCAGGTTGCTGAAGCATTTATTCCACTGGCTCAAAAAATTGCGATGGATTTGCAGCAGCTTGGCAGCCGAGATATCACTTATGAAAATGCCAGCCCCCACGCAATTCAGCTCGATCAGCTTTCGTTAGCAGATTATTTAGCGGCAGCAGATGTCAGTCCGTTGATTGAACAACTTGTGCGAGTCGCATATATCACGGAATTTGGTCGGGATGCAGAATCGCAGTCTTGCCTGAATATGCTCTTTTTGATCGGCGCGGAGGTGGGTCAGTGGAGCACCTATGGTTTGAGTGATGAACGATGGCATGTGATCGGCGGGAATGATCAGATTCCCAAACGGCTTGCCGGATGCCTCAACAGCGCTATTGAAACCGAAACTGTGCTGGAGTCGATCCGCATGACCCCCGGAGGTAGATACCAGGTGAGCCTTCGGCAAAATGCCACTGCTCAAGAGCGCATCTACGATCGAGTCTTGCTTACTGTGCCGTTTAGCGTATTACGGCAGATAAACCTGGCGATCGAGATGCCACCTTTACAGCGATCGGCGATCGAGCATCTAGGCTATGGCACTGGCACAAAACTGACTTTTCCCTTAAAAGAACGGATTTGGCGAACGCGCTACGGTAGCACAATTAGTATTTACACTGATAGAGCGTTTCAAAATACCTGGGAGAGTGCTCGTTATTCGCCTGGGACAGGTGGATGGGTTACAGATTTACGGGGCGGTCAGGCAGGGTTAGCCCTGGGTAGCGGCAGTACCGAGAAGCAGGCAGAGGGCTTGCTCCAGGACTTAGACGCCATCTTTCCAGGGATTCATCAAGTAGAGCGTGGGTCGGCTGTTCGAGCAGTCTGGGCTAGGGAACCTTATGCGCTCGGTACATATTCCTGTTATCTACCGGGACAGTGGACGAAGTTTAGAGGAGTGGAGGGCAATCGAGTTGGCAATCTGTGGTTTGCTGGCGAACATTGTTCACTCAGTTCTCAGGGCTTTATGAACGGAGCCTGTGAAACTGCGGAAGCTGCGGCACGAAGTATTTTGCAAGATTTAGGGGTGAGGGTGTAA
- a CDS encoding NAD(+) kinase gives MQLQQVIVAYKAGDPLSQRWAEKCAKQLEAHQCRVLIGPSGPKDNPYPVFLASVQQPIDLAVVLGGDGTALAAARHLAPEGIPILAINVGGHLGFLTESADELQDSALLWERLLEDRFAVQRRMMLQAMTFEGDRTNLEPMSDRYLALNEMCVKPASADRMITSFLEVEIDGAIVDQYQGDGLLVSTPTGSTCYTVAAGGPIVHPGMEAMIITPICPLSLSSRTIVLPPGSVVSIWPLADRDLNTKLWMDGVLATPIWPGQRVDIRMADRPAEFIILRENYSYYQTLREKLQWAGAIVRHTTNHHN, from the coding sequence TTGCAGTTACAGCAAGTTATCGTCGCATATAAAGCGGGGGATCCCCTAAGTCAACGCTGGGCAGAGAAGTGTGCGAAGCAGTTAGAAGCTCATCAATGTCGCGTCTTAATTGGACCCAGTGGTCCGAAGGATAACCCCTATCCAGTTTTTCTGGCATCTGTACAGCAACCGATCGACCTAGCTGTCGTTCTTGGCGGTGATGGCACTGCCCTGGCTGCTGCTCGACATCTTGCCCCAGAAGGTATCCCCATTTTGGCAATCAATGTTGGGGGGCATCTGGGGTTTTTGACAGAATCTGCTGATGAGCTTCAAGATTCTGCTCTCCTTTGGGAGCGGTTACTTGAGGATCGGTTTGCAGTACAGCGGCGGATGATGCTGCAAGCAATGACCTTTGAAGGCGATCGCACTAACCTGGAACCAATGAGCGATCGATACTTGGCGCTGAATGAGATGTGCGTCAAGCCTGCCTCTGCCGACCGCATGATCACTTCTTTTTTGGAAGTCGAGATCGACGGGGCAATTGTTGACCAGTATCAGGGAGATGGGCTGCTTGTCTCCACCCCCACAGGCTCAACCTGTTATACCGTTGCAGCAGGTGGCCCCATTGTCCATCCTGGGATGGAAGCGATGATCATTACGCCCATCTGTCCTTTGAGCTTGTCTAGCCGCACGATCGTTTTGCCTCCTGGTTCGGTGGTCAGCATTTGGCCCCTTGCCGATCGCGATCTCAACACAAAGCTCTGGATGGATGGTGTCTTAGCAACTCCCATCTGGCCGGGTCAGCGGGTCGATATTCGGATGGCAGACCGTCCGGCTGAGTTTATCATCCTGCGCGAAAACTATTCTTACTATCAAACCTTACGCGAAAAGCTGCAGTGGGCAGGAGCGATCGTGCGCCACACCACGAATCATCACAACTAA
- the nuoK gene encoding NADH-quinone oxidoreductase subunit NuoK, producing MQLQYFLLLAAALFCIGIYGLVTSRNAIRVLMSIELLLNAVNLNLMAFSNYLDPQTIRGQVFTVFVITIAAAEAAVGLAIVLSIYRNRDTVDMEQFNLLKW from the coding sequence ATGCAACTTCAATACTTTCTCCTTCTTGCTGCGGCGCTGTTTTGTATTGGCATTTATGGTTTAGTGACCAGCCGCAATGCCATTCGCGTGTTGATGTCGATCGAACTTTTACTCAACGCCGTGAACCTCAACCTGATGGCGTTTTCTAACTACCTCGACCCTCAGACAATTCGGGGACAGGTCTTTACTGTGTTTGTCATTACCATTGCTGCCGCTGAAGCTGCTGTTGGTTTGGCGATCGTGCTTTCCATCTACCGCAACCGCGATACAGTAGATATGGAGCAATTCAATTTGCTGAAGTGGTAA
- a CDS encoding NADH-quinone oxidoreductase subunit J, with translation MTLADGVQLVSFGILVALMIGAALGVVLLQNIVYSAFLLGLVFISIAGLYILLNAGFVAAAQVLIYVGAVNVLILFGIMLVNKRQDFVPVKNAWLGKVTTAAVCLGLFALLGAMILATPWAISAAMPAGDQAIVVIGKHFFTDFLLPFELASVLLLMAMIGAIVLARRDFLPDELAQNQIQSDALTLPERPRELIPGSKK, from the coding sequence GTGACGCTTGCAGATGGGGTTCAACTCGTTTCTTTTGGGATATTAGTCGCGCTCATGATTGGGGCAGCCCTGGGTGTTGTCCTGCTTCAAAATATTGTTTACTCTGCCTTTCTGTTGGGCTTAGTGTTTATCAGTATTGCTGGGCTTTATATCCTGTTGAATGCCGGATTTGTAGCTGCTGCTCAAGTGCTGATTTACGTTGGAGCCGTCAACGTCTTGATTCTGTTTGGGATCATGCTGGTCAATAAGCGGCAAGACTTCGTTCCGGTCAAAAATGCTTGGCTGGGTAAAGTTACAACGGCTGCTGTTTGTTTGGGTTTGTTTGCGCTGCTTGGTGCAATGATTCTGGCGACTCCCTGGGCAATTTCTGCTGCGATGCCCGCAGGTGATCAGGCGATCGTTGTGATTGGCAAACACTTCTTTACCGATTTCCTGCTGCCTTTTGAACTCGCTTCCGTACTGCTGCTGATGGCAATGATTGGGGCGATCGTGCTGGCTCGCCGTGACTTCCTGCCCGATGAACTAGCTCAAAACCAGATCCAGTCAGATGCCCTGACGCTACCGGAGCGTCCTCGTGAGCTGATCCCTGGCAGTAAAAAATAG
- the ndhI gene encoding NAD(P)H-quinone oxidoreductase subunit I yields the protein MKFLKQVSDYTKEAVQAAKYIGQGLSVTFDHMQRRPITVQYPYEKLIPSERFRGRIHFEFDKCISCEVCVRVCPINLPVVDWEFNKETKKKKLNHYSIDFGVCIFCGNCVEYCPTNCLSMTEEYELCTYDRHELNFDNVALGRLPFNISEDPMVTPLRELAYLPKGVVDPHGLPENSRRAGKLPAEILEETEAK from the coding sequence CTGAAGTTTCTTAAGCAAGTAAGCGACTACACCAAGGAAGCAGTCCAGGCAGCAAAGTATATTGGTCAGGGTTTGTCTGTTACCTTCGACCACATGCAGCGCCGTCCTATTACTGTGCAATACCCCTACGAAAAGCTGATTCCCTCCGAACGATTTCGGGGACGGATTCACTTTGAGTTTGATAAGTGCATTTCCTGTGAAGTTTGCGTTCGCGTTTGTCCCATTAACCTGCCCGTGGTGGATTGGGAGTTCAACAAAGAAACCAAGAAGAAAAAGCTGAACCACTACAGTATTGACTTTGGGGTTTGTATTTTCTGCGGCAACTGCGTTGAATATTGCCCCACCAACTGCCTCTCGATGACCGAAGAGTATGAACTCTGCACCTACGATCGTCACGAACTCAACTTTGACAACGTGGCACTTGGTCGCTTGCCGTTTAACATCAGCGAAGACCCGATGGTGACGCCGCTGCGCGAATTGGCTTACCTGCCCAAAGGCGTTGTTGACCCTCATGGACTTCCAGAGAACTCCCGTCGTGCTGGAAAATTACCCGCCGAAATTCTGGAAGAAACCGAAGCAAAGTAG
- the nuoH gene encoding NADH-quinone oxidoreductase subunit NuoH has product MSSGIDLQASFIQLVGDLGLSVGVAKLLWIPLPCILLLVGATFGVLVTTWLERKISAAAQQRIGPEFAGPLGMLIPAADGLKLLVKEDIIPAKSDALLFTLGPVLVVVPVFLSFLIVPFGQNLQITDLGVGIFLWIALSSIAPIGLLMAGYASNNKYSLLGGLRAAAQSISYEIPLALAVLAVVMMSNSLSTVDIVQQQAGYGILGWNIWRQPIGFLIFWIAALAECERLPFDLPEAEEELVAGYQTEYAGIKFGLFYLGSYVNLVLSALLFAVLYLGGWEFIIPVHVIADWIGVSEATPWLQVLTGALGIVMTVFKAYLLVFLAILLRWTVPRVRIDQLLDLGWKFLLPIGLVNLLLTAGLKLAFPMAFGG; this is encoded by the coding sequence ATGAGTTCAGGAATTGATCTGCAAGCAAGTTTTATCCAGCTCGTAGGAGATTTAGGGCTGTCCGTTGGAGTTGCCAAGCTCCTCTGGATTCCTCTTCCATGTATCCTGCTTTTGGTTGGCGCAACCTTCGGTGTGTTGGTCACAACCTGGTTAGAGCGAAAAATTTCCGCCGCTGCTCAGCAGCGAATTGGTCCCGAATTTGCGGGTCCATTAGGGATGCTGATCCCAGCCGCAGACGGCTTAAAGCTGCTCGTTAAAGAAGATATTATTCCCGCCAAGTCTGATGCCCTTCTCTTCACGCTGGGTCCAGTGCTGGTTGTTGTTCCAGTCTTTTTGTCCTTCCTGATTGTGCCGTTTGGACAAAACCTCCAGATTACAGATTTGGGTGTCGGGATTTTCCTCTGGATCGCGCTCTCCAGCATTGCGCCGATCGGTCTGTTGATGGCAGGCTATGCCTCTAATAACAAGTACTCTCTGCTGGGTGGGCTTCGAGCTGCTGCCCAGTCGATTAGCTACGAAATTCCGCTGGCTCTGGCAGTGTTGGCAGTTGTGATGATGTCTAACTCGCTCAGCACCGTTGACATTGTGCAGCAGCAGGCAGGCTATGGGATCTTGGGCTGGAATATTTGGCGACAGCCAATCGGCTTTTTGATTTTTTGGATCGCTGCTCTGGCAGAATGTGAGCGCTTGCCGTTTGACTTGCCCGAAGCAGAAGAAGAACTGGTTGCAGGCTACCAAACCGAGTACGCAGGCATTAAGTTTGGTCTCTTCTACCTTGGCTCCTATGTCAACCTAGTTCTCTCGGCGCTGCTGTTTGCCGTCCTTTATCTGGGTGGTTGGGAATTCATTATTCCGGTTCATGTCATCGCTGACTGGATTGGAGTGAGTGAAGCAACGCCTTGGCTACAAGTGCTAACCGGAGCGCTGGGAATTGTGATGACGGTCTTCAAGGCATATCTGCTCGTTTTCCTGGCAATCCTCCTGCGCTGGACAGTGCCTCGCGTCCGAATTGACCAACTGCTCGACCTGGGTTGGAAGTTCCTTCTGCCGATCGGTTTGGTGAACCTACTGCTAACCGCTGGCTTAAAGCTTGCCTTTCCAATGGCGTTTGGTGGGTAG
- a CDS encoding sigma-70 family RNA polymerase sigma factor has translation MQIPNFPECNHSLVGSLHHYSDQEMLTLFQRYPEAGKYFLGIFCRYSPIVYSLIHHSVRSPAQADYLFAITWRHIYYELGGLDLYAHVPVGTDNPSLQSWLIQVTAVCINRVELPPVESIHYSLREASPPLWCYVEQVLDQLQPIQRLIVLMSQTFHWSETRIAAYLQAEGEVITVAEVRRQREEGYQHLEAALPDDIAAIYLDRAISPEEETTDDLFRVEPLEPIFESQ, from the coding sequence GTGCAAATTCCCAATTTTCCTGAATGTAATCATTCGCTGGTCGGTTCACTGCATCACTACAGCGATCAAGAAATGTTGACCCTGTTTCAGCGATACCCTGAAGCCGGAAAATATTTTTTGGGCATTTTTTGCCGCTACAGCCCGATCGTCTATTCCCTGATCCACCACTCAGTTCGATCGCCCGCCCAGGCAGATTATCTCTTTGCAATTACCTGGCGACATATTTACTACGAGTTAGGCGGATTAGACTTATACGCTCATGTACCAGTCGGAACAGACAATCCTTCCCTGCAAAGCTGGTTGATTCAGGTAACAGCCGTTTGTATTAACCGGGTTGAGCTACCCCCTGTCGAGTCTATTCATTATTCCCTCCGCGAAGCTTCTCCACCGCTCTGGTGCTATGTTGAGCAGGTTCTTGACCAGCTTCAACCGATCCAGCGGCTCATTGTACTGATGTCCCAGACCTTTCACTGGAGCGAAACTCGCATTGCTGCCTACTTACAGGCAGAAGGAGAAGTGATTACTGTAGCGGAAGTGCGACGACAGCGCGAGGAAGGTTATCAGCACCTTGAAGCCGCACTCCCCGATGATATTGCAGCCATCTATCTCGATCGCGCAATCAGCCCAGAAGAAGAAACCACAGATGATTTGTTTCGGGTAGAGCCGCTAGAGCCAATTTTTGAATCCCAGTAA